A part of Halobacillus shinanisalinarum genomic DNA contains:
- the tdh gene encoding L-threonine 3-dehydrogenase, with the protein MNGTMKAIVKHHHGSGAELREVSIPGIQDDEVLIRVKATSICGTDVHIYNWDEWSASRVKPPYVFGHEFAGEIVEIGSKVNNFSIGDYVSAETHLVCGHCPQCLTGQSHICENTQIIGVDTQGCFAEYIALPASNLWRNPEGLPTDIASIQEPMGNAVHTVLSGDVAGKTVAIIGCGPIGLMAVGVAKAAGASQVLAFDLNAYRLELAKEMGATATIHSGETDPVKEAKERTHQHGVDVVCEMSGHPVAMDQGFKMITNGGRVSILSLPTTPVTLDITNDVVFKGVHVEGITGRKMYETWQQVSRLLDSGQVDVKPVLTHHFDLEEFEKGFQLMNEGKCGKVVLHP; encoded by the coding sequence GTGAATGGAACAATGAAAGCTATTGTAAAGCATCATCATGGATCTGGTGCAGAACTTCGTGAAGTTTCTATACCTGGCATTCAGGATGATGAAGTACTTATTCGTGTAAAAGCTACATCCATCTGTGGTACAGATGTTCATATTTATAATTGGGATGAATGGTCAGCGAGTCGGGTAAAGCCGCCTTATGTATTTGGCCATGAATTTGCTGGTGAAATCGTGGAGATCGGATCAAAAGTCAATAATTTCTCTATCGGTGATTATGTAAGTGCAGAAACACACCTCGTCTGTGGTCATTGCCCGCAATGTTTAACAGGTCAATCTCATATTTGTGAAAACACACAAATCATAGGTGTCGATACACAAGGCTGTTTTGCTGAGTATATAGCCTTGCCTGCGAGCAACCTCTGGAGAAATCCAGAAGGCTTACCGACAGATATCGCTTCTATTCAGGAGCCGATGGGAAATGCTGTTCACACAGTGTTAAGCGGTGATGTAGCTGGTAAAACCGTAGCTATTATCGGATGTGGACCTATTGGCTTAATGGCTGTAGGTGTGGCTAAGGCTGCAGGTGCCTCCCAGGTACTTGCGTTTGACTTAAATGCCTACCGGCTGGAACTTGCGAAAGAAATGGGAGCGACGGCGACCATTCATTCTGGCGAGACAGACCCAGTAAAAGAAGCGAAAGAACGGACACATCAACATGGTGTCGATGTCGTTTGTGAAATGAGCGGACATCCAGTGGCGATGGACCAAGGGTTTAAAATGATTACAAATGGAGGAAGAGTCTCGATTTTAAGTCTTCCAACTACACCTGTAACGCTTGATATTACCAATGATGTTGTGTTTAAAGGTGTACATGTTGAAGGAATTACCGGACGTAAAATGTACGAAACATGGCAGCAGGTGTCCCGTTTGCTAGATTCAGGACAAGTGGATGTGAAGCCGGTCCTTACACACCATTTTGATCTTGAGGAATTTGAAAAAGGCTTTCAGTTAATGAATGAAGGAAAATGCGGTAAAGTAGTGTTACACCCATAA